In Ilumatobacter fluminis, the following proteins share a genomic window:
- a CDS encoding glycosyltransferase family 39 protein translates to MTTEPTTAETTDGTTSETLDPAEASDQEGAAPLTGTAAPLRPTGWQRLDPRRYGWWDIFVYAVPVYIVSRLCVLAGAAVVAAEIRVDTNIADDIGLETPDPHGAARGNAIRPIVDVLTSWDGKWYMEIVRNGYPREIPPNVTYHVDEARAAFFPLYPMIARWFDVVLPGGDVAAALAVNIVLGIIAITLIGVLARRLYGPAVGRMSVMLAALFPGSFVLSFAYSEALMLVLAAACLLMLVDREWVAAGLFAALATATRPNSVALIVACAVAAFLAIRERREYRSLIAVALAPLGFITFQLWLGQHAGEMGAWFRVQREAWGEGASFGWTAVKNTVDAFTNPLTSPTDTITAICFAATILLVYLAWRVRLHWVPFAYSLAVVALMLAPATVTARPRFMYAAFPLLIAAAKWYEPHRTRDELIWPLTIGACGAGLAALTGLYGVFGAIP, encoded by the coding sequence ATGACGACCGAACCGACCACCGCCGAGACCACCGACGGCACCACGAGCGAGACCCTCGATCCGGCCGAGGCGTCCGATCAGGAGGGGGCCGCTCCACTGACCGGAACCGCCGCGCCGCTCCGTCCGACGGGCTGGCAGCGACTCGACCCCCGTCGGTACGGGTGGTGGGACATCTTCGTCTACGCCGTGCCGGTGTACATCGTTTCTCGTTTGTGCGTGTTGGCCGGCGCTGCCGTCGTTGCGGCCGAGATCCGCGTCGACACCAACATCGCCGACGACATCGGGCTGGAGACACCCGACCCGCACGGAGCCGCACGGGGCAACGCCATCCGACCGATCGTCGACGTGCTGACGTCGTGGGACGGCAAGTGGTACATGGAGATCGTCCGGAACGGCTACCCACGTGAGATCCCGCCGAACGTCACGTACCACGTCGACGAGGCGCGAGCGGCGTTCTTCCCGCTCTACCCGATGATCGCCCGGTGGTTCGACGTCGTGCTTCCGGGTGGCGATGTGGCTGCGGCGCTCGCGGTGAACATCGTGTTGGGCATCATCGCCATCACGCTCATCGGCGTGCTCGCCCGTCGGTTGTACGGGCCCGCCGTCGGCCGGATGTCGGTCATGCTCGCCGCGCTCTTCCCCGGCAGCTTCGTGCTGTCGTTCGCCTACAGCGAGGCACTGATGCTCGTGCTGGCGGCGGCGTGCCTGCTGATGCTCGTCGATCGCGAGTGGGTCGCCGCAGGCCTGTTCGCTGCCCTGGCGACCGCGACGCGTCCGAACTCGGTGGCCCTCATCGTGGCGTGCGCCGTCGCAGCGTTCCTCGCGATCAGGGAACGACGTGAGTACCGCTCGTTGATCGCCGTGGCGCTGGCGCCGCTCGGCTTCATCACGTTCCAGCTCTGGCTCGGCCAACACGCCGGAGAGATGGGTGCATGGTTCCGGGTGCAGCGTGAGGCGTGGGGCGAGGGTGCGAGCTTCGGTTGGACAGCAGTGAAGAACACGGTCGATGCGTTCACGAACCCGCTGACCTCGCCGACCGACACCATCACCGCCATCTGTTTCGCCGCCACGATCCTGCTCGTGTACCTCGCGTGGCGGGTCAGGCTCCACTGGGTGCCCTTCGCCTACTCGCTGGCCGTCGTCGCATTGATGCTCGCTCCGGCCACCGTCACCGCCCGACCGCGGTTCATGTACGCCGCCTTCCCGCTCCTCATCGCCGCCGCGAAGTGGTACGAGCCCCACCGCACCCGTGACGAGCTGATCTGGCCGCTGACGATCGGTGCGTGCGGTGCCGGTCTCGCGGCCCTCACCGGCCTGTACGGAGTCTTCGGCGCGATCCCGTGA
- a CDS encoding alpha-(1->3)-arabinofuranosyltransferase domain-containing protein: MSDDEHRDDRPDDDRPADERVAWWRRPWVGATALFAVLAYVPALIAAPGRMTADSKLYLYLDPGRLMADALGSYDPRQFAGWVPHQHISFVWPSGPWYWVFERVGAPDWIAHRLWLGTLLLTAALGVRWCARQLGLSPLPALVAGVVYEVAPYILPYVSRTSVMLLPWAGLGWIVGLTIRATRRPGWRDPALIALVVLTVGAVNATALAMIVPAPVLWLVHAVWGRWCSWREALVVGARTALLSIGVSLWWIAALAVQGRYGADVLPYSESLADVSFTATSAEVWRGLGYWLFYIRDPYGATTTASLRYLESSLAIAIGFLLPVIALGALVWVRWAHRRFAMLLVAAGVVLAVGVHPIDDRSPLMRILTGDGESGLALALRSSTRALPVMNLGLALALGSLVAGVAHVRWRSWWADRFVAIGIVALVLLNVPAIWSGAFVDPALERDQDPPVAWADAAETLDATGDGRVLMLPGTEFGAYRWGYTVDQPLPGLTERALVTRDLLPLGSPAAMDLWFAFDDRVQDGVAEAESLETIARFFAADVIWLTNDIAFDRFGLARPETVRDLVLSSPAVIDVEAFGEPVVNVPEFAMTDPTELADDSVGGANAPVELVFLGTDAELARAYDRTVLVAGSGDGVVDLAAAGLLPDGVGVRYAADDVGSWPSDVGVIVTDSNRDQARHWRSSQDTRGFTETGGPEQDVLDEVASDTRLPVFDDVDATEQTTAEQRGPVVATASAYGEPFVYTPERRAAMAVDGDPATAWIVGDHGDPIGERLRLTFTEGSPTGRLRLLQPDAPGDRRISRISITEGASELKPGTRRDVTVEHADDGWSSPIELDADTTVVEIEIVEVEGGEPFTPSIVAGVGIAEIDLGLEPTLEVVVPPAVPESVDPEMPLGWALTRWRTDPLDPWRSDPEPTLVREITTDALRTVTVSPTVRLDARATDAELADLFDWPAVASSRLIGSIEHAGVAALDGDLATTWMSDFDEAVGARLTIGNVTEPVERIVLTQPIDDISAITEVEITGGGVTERLSVIPDENGTAVLDLAAAVPPGRLAIEVTAIDPVVTLDRRYGDPFVTPVAVGEVRFDGAPSVDPIEELAWTGECVVVATIDDEPVRATLSIDDPSVLDGAPLSATPCTDTIELDVGNHLVVGADGPLQLDRLVLDDGVRSAVERTGTAPRVSVLDEHRYGGSYTVTGCQDGCWFVYGAGYNEAWAADIAGEDAGQPDLVDGGFNGWWIQPTDGEVTVEVRWAAQRTLTIAVVLTVVSILACIVLVGLAHLRRRRDRAPAPKAVVAVRRRATPLSRPGAIVGGAVWIISSFLLIGPWGALWGAVGGAALLVTGRRLLPALTAVATVVGVGGYVVVVERSEMFRADGGWPDRFSSMHSFGMFAAACVVTAAVVADDASADRSVGSGTVPPPATNPSTPPASALPSEP; the protein is encoded by the coding sequence GTGAGCGACGACGAGCACCGCGACGACCGGCCGGACGACGATCGCCCGGCTGATGAGCGTGTCGCGTGGTGGCGTCGCCCGTGGGTCGGGGCGACAGCATTGTTCGCCGTCCTGGCGTACGTTCCGGCGCTGATCGCAGCGCCCGGCCGGATGACGGCCGACAGCAAGCTGTACCTGTACCTCGACCCGGGCCGCCTGATGGCCGATGCGCTCGGTTCGTACGATCCGCGCCAGTTCGCCGGATGGGTCCCGCACCAGCACATCTCCTTCGTCTGGCCGTCGGGGCCGTGGTACTGGGTGTTCGAACGGGTCGGTGCTCCCGACTGGATCGCACACCGGCTGTGGCTCGGCACCCTGCTGCTCACCGCAGCGCTCGGGGTGCGGTGGTGTGCCCGCCAACTGGGCCTGTCGCCACTGCCGGCCCTCGTCGCCGGCGTGGTCTACGAGGTGGCGCCGTACATCCTCCCGTACGTCTCGCGGACCTCGGTCATGCTGCTGCCGTGGGCGGGGCTGGGCTGGATCGTCGGGCTGACGATCCGGGCGACGCGCCGACCGGGATGGCGTGACCCGGCGCTGATCGCGTTGGTCGTGCTCACCGTGGGTGCCGTCAACGCCACCGCCTTGGCGATGATCGTGCCGGCACCGGTGCTGTGGCTCGTCCACGCCGTCTGGGGCCGATGGTGCTCGTGGCGCGAAGCGCTCGTGGTCGGCGCCCGAACGGCGCTCCTGTCGATCGGTGTCTCGTTGTGGTGGATCGCTGCGCTCGCCGTGCAAGGCCGATACGGCGCCGACGTGCTGCCCTACTCCGAGTCGCTCGCCGACGTGTCGTTCACGGCCACCTCCGCCGAGGTGTGGCGAGGGCTGGGCTACTGGCTCTTCTACATCCGAGATCCGTACGGAGCGACCACGACCGCGTCCTTGCGCTACCTCGAGTCGTCACTGGCCATCGCCATCGGGTTCCTCCTCCCCGTCATCGCGCTCGGGGCGCTCGTGTGGGTCCGGTGGGCGCACCGCCGCTTTGCGATGCTGCTCGTCGCTGCCGGCGTCGTGCTCGCCGTCGGCGTGCACCCGATCGACGACCGGTCGCCGCTGATGCGCATCCTGACCGGCGACGGTGAGTCGGGTCTCGCACTGGCGCTGCGCAGCAGCACGCGCGCCCTCCCGGTGATGAACCTCGGGCTGGCACTGGCGCTCGGCTCGCTCGTGGCCGGTGTCGCCCACGTGCGCTGGCGTTCGTGGTGGGCCGATCGGTTCGTCGCGATCGGCATCGTGGCGCTGGTCCTGCTCAACGTTCCGGCGATCTGGTCCGGCGCCTTCGTCGACCCGGCGCTCGAGCGCGATCAGGACCCACCGGTGGCATGGGCCGACGCAGCGGAGACGCTCGACGCCACCGGCGACGGCCGGGTGCTGATGCTGCCCGGCACCGAGTTCGGCGCCTATCGCTGGGGCTACACCGTCGACCAGCCGCTCCCGGGGCTGACCGAACGGGCGCTCGTGACCCGTGACCTGCTGCCGCTCGGGTCGCCGGCCGCGATGGACCTCTGGTTCGCGTTCGACGACCGTGTCCAGGACGGTGTCGCCGAAGCCGAGAGTCTCGAGACCATCGCCCGGTTCTTCGCGGCCGACGTGATCTGGTTGACGAACGACATCGCCTTCGACCGGTTCGGTCTGGCCCGGCCGGAGACGGTTCGAGACCTGGTGCTCTCCTCCCCCGCCGTGATCGACGTCGAGGCCTTCGGCGAGCCGGTGGTCAACGTTCCCGAGTTCGCCATGACCGACCCGACCGAGCTGGCCGACGATTCGGTCGGCGGCGCCAACGCGCCGGTCGAACTGGTCTTCCTCGGGACGGACGCCGAACTCGCCCGCGCGTACGACCGGACGGTCCTCGTCGCCGGCAGCGGCGACGGCGTCGTCGACCTGGCGGCCGCCGGGCTGCTGCCCGACGGTGTCGGGGTGCGTTACGCAGCCGACGACGTCGGCTCCTGGCCCAGCGATGTCGGCGTGATCGTCACCGATTCGAACCGCGATCAGGCCCGCCACTGGCGGAGTTCCCAGGACACGCGGGGTTTCACCGAGACGGGCGGGCCCGAGCAGGACGTGCTCGACGAGGTCGCGTCCGATACACGGCTGCCCGTTTTCGACGACGTGGACGCCACCGAGCAGACGACGGCAGAGCAGCGGGGTCCGGTCGTCGCGACGGCGTCGGCGTACGGGGAGCCGTTCGTGTACACGCCGGAGCGGCGAGCCGCGATGGCCGTCGACGGCGACCCGGCCACGGCGTGGATCGTGGGCGATCACGGTGATCCGATCGGGGAACGCCTCCGGCTGACGTTCACCGAGGGCTCACCGACTGGCCGGCTCCGCCTCCTCCAGCCCGACGCTCCGGGCGATCGCCGCATCAGTCGGATCTCGATCACCGAGGGTGCGTCCGAACTCAAGCCGGGCACGCGTCGTGACGTCACCGTCGAGCACGCCGACGACGGCTGGTCGTCGCCGATCGAACTCGACGCCGACACCACCGTGGTCGAGATCGAGATCGTCGAGGTCGAGGGCGGCGAGCCGTTCACACCGAGCATCGTCGCCGGCGTCGGGATCGCGGAGATCGATCTCGGCCTCGAACCGACGCTCGAGGTCGTCGTGCCCCCGGCCGTCCCCGAATCGGTCGACCCGGAGATGCCGCTCGGTTGGGCGCTCACGCGGTGGCGAACCGACCCGCTCGACCCGTGGCGCTCCGACCCCGAGCCGACTTTGGTGCGGGAGATCACGACCGATGCGCTGCGTACCGTGACCGTGTCACCGACCGTCCGTCTCGACGCTCGTGCCACCGACGCCGAGCTCGCCGACCTCTTCGACTGGCCGGCAGTCGCATCGAGCCGGCTCATCGGCAGCATCGAGCACGCCGGTGTCGCCGCCCTCGACGGTGATCTCGCCACGACCTGGATGTCCGACTTCGACGAGGCCGTCGGTGCACGGCTGACGATCGGGAACGTCACCGAACCGGTCGAGCGCATCGTGCTCACCCAGCCGATCGACGACATCTCGGCCATCACCGAGGTCGAGATCACCGGTGGCGGCGTCACCGAACGGCTGTCGGTGATACCCGACGAGAACGGCACCGCCGTGCTCGACCTCGCGGCCGCAGTACCGCCCGGTCGACTCGCCATCGAGGTCACCGCCATCGATCCGGTCGTCACCCTCGACCGCCGGTACGGCGACCCGTTCGTCACCCCGGTCGCCGTGGGGGAGGTCCGATTCGACGGGGCGCCGTCGGTCGACCCGATCGAGGAGCTGGCGTGGACCGGCGAGTGTGTCGTCGTCGCCACGATCGACGACGAACCGGTCCGGGCGACACTCTCGATCGACGACCCGTCGGTCCTCGACGGGGCCCCGCTCTCGGCGACGCCGTGCACCGACACGATCGAACTCGACGTCGGCAACCACCTCGTCGTCGGAGCCGACGGCCCGTTGCAGCTCGATCGCCTCGTGCTCGACGACGGGGTCCGGTCGGCGGTCGAGCGCACCGGAACCGCACCGCGGGTGTCCGTGCTCGACGAGCACCGGTACGGCGGTTCGTACACCGTCACCGGCTGCCAGGACGGCTGCTGGTTCGTCTACGGCGCCGGCTACAACGAGGCGTGGGCCGCCGACATCGCCGGTGAGGACGCCGGCCAGCCCGACCTCGTCGACGGCGGCTTCAACGGCTGGTGGATCCAGCCGACCGATGGCGAGGTCACCGTTGAGGTGCGGTGGGCAGCACAGCGCACCCTGACGATCGCCGTCGTGCTCACCGTCGTGTCGATCCTGGCGTGCATCGTCCTCGTCGGGCTCGCTCACCTCCGGCGTCGCCGCGACCGGGCTCCGGCGCCGAAGGCGGTCGTGGCGGTTCGCCGCCGGGCCACCCCGCTCTCCCGTCCCGGTGCAATCGTCGGCGGTGCGGTGTGGATCATCTCGTCGTTCCTCCTGATCGGGCCCTGGGGTGCGCTGTGGGGCGCAGTGGGAGGCGCTGCGCTCCTGGTGACCGGCCGGCGCCTGTTGCCCGCTCTCACGGCCGTTGCGACCGTCGTCGGAGTCGGCGGGTACGTCGTGGTCGTCGAGCGATCGGAGATGTTCCGGGCCGACGGGGGCTGGCCCGACCGGTTCTCGTCGATGCACTCGTTCGGGATGTTCGCCGCGGCATGCGTCGTCACCGCCGCCGTTGTGGCCGACGACGCGTCCGCCGACCGGTCGGTGGGAAGCGGCACGGTGCCGCCCCCTGCCACGAACCCGTCCACCCCACCGGCGTCGGCGCTACCGTCCGAGCCGTGA